The following coding sequences lie in one Desulfovibrio aminophilus DSM 12254 genomic window:
- the aat gene encoding leucyl/phenylalanyl-tRNA--protein transferase encodes MAIYRLFEEPVFPDPGEAEPDGLLAVGGDLSPLRLISAYAQGIFPWFGPESPILWWSPDPRPILLPEALHVPHSLRRTLNSGRFSFTLDRDFGAVIRACAVQPRPGQTGTWLVPEMIEAYERLHHLGHAHSLEVHTRGPEGPLVGGLYGLAQGRAFFGESMFHETPEASKAALVMLMRLLGARGYHFLDCQQATPHVLRMGAREVSRREFLRRLEAALRFPTEEGSWTDFENLLI; translated from the coding sequence ATGGCCATCTACCGTCTTTTCGAAGAACCGGTCTTCCCGGACCCGGGCGAGGCCGAGCCCGACGGGCTCCTGGCCGTGGGCGGCGATCTCTCGCCCCTGCGTCTGATCAGCGCCTACGCCCAAGGCATCTTCCCCTGGTTCGGCCCGGAGTCCCCGATCCTCTGGTGGTCTCCCGATCCTCGTCCGATCCTCCTGCCCGAGGCCCTGCACGTGCCCCACAGCCTGCGTCGAACGCTCAATTCAGGCCGCTTTTCCTTCACCCTGGATCGCGACTTCGGGGCGGTCATCCGGGCTTGCGCGGTTCAACCCCGGCCCGGGCAAACCGGCACCTGGCTCGTGCCCGAGATGATCGAGGCCTATGAGCGGCTGCACCACCTGGGCCATGCCCACAGTCTGGAAGTCCATACGCGCGGGCCGGAAGGGCCGCTGGTGGGCGGGTTGTACGGTCTGGCGCAGGGGCGGGCCTTTTTCGGCGAATCCATGTTCCACGAGACGCCCGAGGCGTCCAAGGCGGCCCTGGTCATGCTCATGCGCCTCCTCGGAGCGCGCGGCTATCACTTCCTGGACTGTCAGCAGGCCACGCCGCACGTGCTGCGCATGGGCGCGCGCGAGGTCTCCCGGCGGGAATTCCTGCGGCGTCTGGAGGCGGCCTTGCGCTTCCCCACGGAAGAAGGCTCGTGGACCGATTTCGAGAATCTGCTCATCTGA